Below is a genomic region from Eremothecium sinecaudum strain ATCC 58844 chromosome V, complete sequence.
CGTACTTTCCAAGATAGCGACAGAGAAAAGAGCGCCGAGGAAATTATCGACGATTTGAAGGCTTCTATCAAGTTAGACCCTActactggagatttcaTGGTCGGCGAGTTTTCTTGTGTCCTAGACGAGCAAACATGGAGCAAGTCTAAGGGCAACCGTCAAGAACTTGCAAAACAGTTTGGTCAAAAGCAAGTCTCCATTTTTAACAAGGTCGCTACCTGCGGTTGGTACTTCTGGACCTACATGTTTCAGCACGGTGATGGTGGCGATTGGGGCTTCGTTCCATCGGTAACCTCTGGTGCAATTCCCCGCAGACAAAGAAATGCCGTCAAGGTTGACGACAAGGTTATCCAAGGCTTCATAGACGAGCATAACAAATACTGGGATGGTAAAGGTGGTGATAAGATGGAGCATTGGAGATTTGCTGATGCTCTGAAGGGTACTGTGAAAGACATTCAAGCCTTCGACCGTTTAGACAACTCTAGAATAGGAAGGTTACACTTTTGGCGCCAAATGCGTAGAGAACAGTACATAAGAGCTAAAGGAGATAGTGACTACATGTGGGAATGGGATCAGGGGTTCGAAAAAGCTTTGGCTGAGTTCAATAAATAAAACCTTAATTATTTTAAACCCTTATTACCGGATTGACTGTGCTCAGATATTTTTAGGTTCAAGTTTTGCTGTTAAGAAAATGTCCATCTTATAACAATCCCGAACAAACCCTATATGACTCACCTACAAATTATTTTCCCTAGCAGGGGCCCCAGTTAAAAGCATCATATTGCGTGGGCGCCTGCTTGGATTGGAAAAAAAGACTCATCGCTCCCGTAAGCTAAATTTTTTCATTTGAATATAATATGTAGCAGAAATATTATAACTCAGTAGACATACTGTGAACTATTTTACAGAAGAACTGCGAAGTAGCTTTATTGTTTCTCTATAGTTAATCTAGTGGATTTACAAGAATCAAAAATGTTTATCAAGAATGAATACGTTGGTGATAGGGATCGCTTAGAAGACTGGAGAATTAAGGGTTATGATCCACTTATTCCTCCAAACTTACTACAGCATGAGTTCCCCACCAGCGCCAAGGGTAAAGAGGTCATAAAAAAGGCTAGAAGAGAGATTGTAGATGTTCTATGTGGCAGAGATGATCGTATagttgttgttgttggACCTTGCTCTATACATGATCCTGAAGCTGCGTTGGAATACGCTGAGAAATTGGAAGCTGTAAAGAATAAGTTGAAAGATCACTTAGTTATTATCATGAGAGCGTATCTAGAAAAGCCGCGTACCACTGTTGGATGGAAAGGATTGATCAATGACCCTGACATTGACAATTCTTTCCAAATTAATAAGGGTATGCGTATTGCAAGAGAGATGTATACGAAATTGGTTGAGAGGGTTCCAATAGCGGGAGAAGTTTTGGACACTATCTCGCCCCAATTTTTATGCGATTGCTTCTCGCTGGGAGCCATTGGAGCAAGAACTACCGAGTCTCAGCTGCATAGAGAGTTGGCTTCTGGGTTGTCATTCCCAATTGGATTTAAAAATGGTACTGACGGAAGTATACGCGCAGCTATTGATGGAATGAAAACTGCGGCGCACTCTCACTATTTCCTTTCTATTACAAAGCCCGGTGTAACTGCTATTGTTGGTACTGAGGGAAACGAAGATACTTTTGTCATCCTAAGGGGTGGGAAGACTGGTACAAATTACGATAGCAACAGTGTCCAATATGCTAACGAAGAACTAAAAAAAGATAAGATCATAGAGGAAGGAAGTAGGCATCGGAGAATCATGATTGACTGTTCGCATGGCAACTCAAACAAGGACTACAGAAATCAACCAAAAGTAGCACGTAGTATCTACGAGCAGCTGAGTAACGGTGAAACAGCCCTTTGCGGTGTTATGATCGAGTCAAATTTGGTAGAGGGTAGACAAGATGTCCCTCTGGCCGGTAACCGTGAAGGTCTAATCTACGGCTGCTCTATTACTGATGGCTGCATTGGCTGGGAATCTACTGTGGATACTCTAGAACTTCTGGCCCAAGGTGTGGCTAACAGGAGGAAAATATTAGGAGAGACTTCGCCCTCGGCATCTGATTAGAGAAAAATTCTGAATATACTATGTATGGTTCTTTACTATGTATTCATTTCATACATCGCTATTTTCAGATACTGATTTTTCCATTTTGTTATACCTTGTATAGGACGGCATTCTTCTCTTCCTTTACAAGTGACACGAATGTAGAACTGTTGAGCAATGGAAGTCCTTGATGTTGATAGCACATACTTAGGCTGAAAAGTCAGGTGATGTAATTGCCAGAAAAATAGGCAGTTTTATACGCGCCAAGTGGTTGTAAGTCACGATGCCTGCTTTCCGCTTGCATTGCCTGCCAGTTTTCCACCGGAGTTACCAGCCTGCTTCTCTAGCTGCTTCTCCAGCTGCTCCGTCTTTTTTTGTAATTCGAGGTTTACTTTCTTTAGCAGCTCAAGTTCAATGTGGGTTTCTTTGGACCTGCCGTAGCTTAACAGCTTCGCCATTTCCTGGTTCTCTTTGGTAAGCATCTCTAATCTCACTACCATCTTGTGGGCCAATGCTTCTTCGTCGTATCTGCCAAACCTCGTGACTGAATTAGTTGGATTCAACGAGATTGCTGTCATTATACTCTCTAAGCGTTTCCTCGTATCCTCAAGCTCTTCGTCCTTACGTTTCAGAGAAGTTGCCAGTTTATTGAAAATAATTTCCAGGTTCGCAGGTATCTCCACCGACATGTGGTCTAGCTCAAGGGTTTGCTGACGCAACTTCCGCCTTTGCATCTGCTGCTCTTGCTGCTTGAAGGTTAGTCCTTGGTTGAAGATTCCCTTCAATTTAGTAATTTCGTCCT
It encodes:
- the ARO3 gene encoding 3-deoxy-7-phosphoheptulonate synthase ARO3 (Syntenic homolog of Ashbya gossypii ABL102C; Syntenic homolog of Saccharomyces cerevisiae YDR035W (ARO3)), whose translation is MFIKNEYVGDRDRLEDWRIKGYDPLIPPNLLQHEFPTSAKGKEVIKKARREIVDVLCGRDDRIVVVVGPCSIHDPEAALEYAEKLEAVKNKLKDHLVIIMRAYLEKPRTTVGWKGLINDPDIDNSFQINKGMRIAREMYTKLVERVPIAGEVLDTISPQFLCDCFSLGAIGARTTESQLHRELASGLSFPIGFKNGTDGSIRAAIDGMKTAAHSHYFLSITKPGVTAIVGTEGNEDTFVILRGGKTGTNYDSNSVQYANEELKKDKIIEEGSRHRRIMIDCSHGNSNKDYRNQPKVARSIYEQLSNGETALCGVMIESNLVEGRQDVPLAGNREGLIYGCSITDGCIGWESTVDTLELLAQGVANRRKILGETSPSASD